A genomic segment from Streptosporangium roseum DSM 43021 encodes:
- a CDS encoding molybdopterin-dependent oxidoreductase: MKIMLNGVPVLLDAGRDDATVDVLRDGLGLTGAKAACRTGVCGACTVMVDGTPQASCLLPAAAVEGRQVTTAEGLDHPVQRAFAVHDGMQCGYCTPGFVVEAAAFVDRWRDEHGDTTPPRERIAAALAGHLCRCGAYAGIYAAVAAACRGEHDDGAGAPARVEAMDKVTGRARYTTDVRLDGQFEGVIIRSARAHARVVEVKVDGAHTVDLLPPDRVVRYAGQPVAAVAAPTRGQALALAEGARIVYDPIPAALDDAPGAPPVYDESSRRHAPSSSEGLNLPGGWNGNVKGPFTMASRRSRTARRRIEAARRRADPLLVTGTFTTAVQVHTPLEPHACVARWDDRGDLHLHLSTQTVGLAAEQAAKRWDLTVDRVHVVTDHVGGGFGAKAGITAEAVAAVELARVCGAPVRVVLSRAEELTDAGNRPGTRTDIALLTDARGDLAALAVDVRGRGGVAVGSAVAVFARLMYGTAPRLLRDSDVVTNEPPGTPFRGPGAPPMLWALEQAVDEAAHRLGEDPVALRRRWDGNRKRHALYDWVAGLPVWLDRPATGSQTGRFRRGVGVAAANWAYMLDPATEVELEVRGDVVVARTTVQDIGTGTRTVIAEVLGEELGLPPERIRVEIGRTGTVHGPPSIGSRTTTSVAPAARDAARRLRAQGLADGRRVVGRRRGDRRGYITPVAVAGMALGRGFSGAVHVTEVEVDTRLGVIRPLRVWAGIAVGHIYTERLARGQCEGGIVQGIGYALHEERHVDPVTGAVLTTNLEDYRIPGIGDTPEMVVHFHQDGWDHVNGGGVGVGEVSTIGVAASVGNAVHNATGWRPRDLPIRPDRLLEGIRG; this comes from the coding sequence ATGAAGATCATGCTGAACGGTGTCCCCGTCCTGCTGGACGCCGGCCGGGACGACGCGACCGTGGACGTCCTGCGTGACGGGCTCGGCCTCACCGGGGCCAAGGCCGCCTGCCGTACGGGGGTCTGCGGCGCCTGCACGGTCATGGTGGACGGCACGCCGCAGGCGAGCTGCCTGCTGCCGGCCGCGGCGGTGGAGGGGCGGCAGGTCACCACCGCCGAGGGGCTGGACCATCCCGTCCAGCGGGCGTTCGCGGTCCACGACGGCATGCAGTGCGGCTACTGCACGCCGGGATTCGTGGTGGAGGCCGCCGCGTTCGTGGACCGCTGGCGAGACGAGCACGGCGACACCACGCCGCCGCGCGAGCGCATCGCCGCCGCCCTGGCCGGTCACCTGTGCCGCTGCGGGGCGTACGCGGGCATCTACGCGGCGGTCGCGGCCGCCTGCCGCGGCGAGCACGACGACGGCGCCGGGGCGCCCGCGCGGGTGGAGGCGATGGACAAGGTCACCGGCCGGGCCCGCTACACCACCGACGTCCGCCTGGACGGCCAGTTCGAGGGCGTGATCATCCGCTCCGCGAGGGCGCACGCCCGGGTCGTCGAGGTGAAGGTGGACGGCGCGCACACGGTCGACCTGCTCCCGCCCGACCGGGTCGTCCGCTACGCGGGCCAGCCCGTCGCCGCCGTCGCGGCCCCCACCCGCGGCCAGGCCCTGGCCCTCGCGGAAGGCGCGCGGATCGTCTACGACCCGATCCCCGCCGCGCTCGACGACGCGCCCGGCGCCCCGCCCGTCTACGACGAGTCGAGCAGGAGGCACGCCCCCAGCTCCAGCGAGGGGCTGAACCTGCCGGGCGGCTGGAACGGCAACGTCAAAGGCCCCTTCACCATGGCGAGCCGGCGCAGCCGTACCGCGCGGCGCCGGATCGAGGCCGCGCGGCGCCGCGCGGACCCGCTCCTGGTGACCGGGACGTTCACCACCGCGGTGCAGGTCCACACGCCGCTGGAGCCGCACGCGTGCGTGGCCCGCTGGGACGACCGGGGAGACCTCCACCTGCACCTGTCCACCCAGACGGTGGGCCTGGCCGCCGAGCAGGCCGCCAAGCGCTGGGACCTCACCGTGGACCGGGTCCACGTCGTCACCGACCACGTCGGCGGCGGCTTCGGGGCCAAGGCCGGGATCACCGCGGAGGCGGTCGCGGCGGTCGAGCTCGCCCGGGTCTGCGGCGCGCCGGTGCGCGTGGTGCTGAGCCGCGCCGAGGAGCTCACCGACGCGGGCAACCGGCCCGGGACCCGCACCGACATCGCCCTGCTCACCGATGCCAGGGGTGATCTCGCCGCCCTCGCCGTGGACGTCCGCGGGCGCGGAGGGGTGGCGGTCGGGTCGGCCGTCGCGGTGTTCGCCCGCCTGATGTACGGCACGGCGCCCCGGCTGCTCCGCGATTCCGACGTCGTCACCAACGAGCCGCCCGGCACGCCGTTCCGCGGCCCCGGGGCGCCGCCCATGCTCTGGGCGCTGGAGCAGGCCGTCGACGAGGCGGCCCACCGCCTCGGCGAGGACCCCGTCGCGCTGCGCCGCCGCTGGGACGGCAACCGCAAGCGGCACGCGCTCTACGACTGGGTCGCCGGACTGCCCGTCTGGCTCGACCGGCCGGCGACCGGCTCGCAGACGGGCAGGTTCCGCCGGGGCGTCGGGGTGGCCGCCGCCAACTGGGCCTACATGCTCGACCCCGCGACCGAGGTGGAGCTGGAGGTGCGAGGGGACGTGGTCGTCGCCCGCACCACCGTCCAGGACATCGGGACCGGCACCCGCACGGTCATCGCCGAGGTCCTGGGCGAGGAGCTCGGCCTGCCCCCCGAGCGGATCCGCGTGGAGATCGGCAGGACCGGCACCGTCCACGGCCCGCCCTCCATCGGCAGCCGCACCACGACCTCGGTGGCCCCGGCCGCGCGGGACGCCGCCCGGCGCCTGCGGGCCCAGGGCCTCGCCGACGGCCGCAGGGTCGTCGGCAGGCGGCGCGGCGACCGGCGCGGCTACATCACCCCCGTCGCGGTCGCCGGCATGGCGCTGGGCCGCGGGTTCAGCGGCGCCGTCCACGTCACCGAGGTCGAGGTCGACACCCGCCTGGGCGTGATCAGGCCGCTGCGGGTGTGGGCCGGGATCGCGGTCGGCCACATCTACACCGAGCGGCTGGCGCGCGGTCAGTGCGAGGGCGGCATCGTCCAGGGCATCGGCTACGCGCTGCACGAGGAGCGGCACGTCGACCCGGTGACGGGTGCCGTGCTGACCACGAACCTGGAGGACTACCGGATCCCCGGCATCGGGGACACCCCCGAGATGGTCGTCCACTTCCACCAGGACGGGTGGGACCACGTCAACGGCGGCGGCGTCGGGGTGGGCGAGGTCTCCACGATCGGCGTGGCCGCCTCGGTGGGCAACGCCGTCCACAACGCCACCGGCTGGCGCCCCCGCGACCTGCCCATCCGGCCTGACCGGCTCCTTGAGGGGATCAGAGGTTGA
- a CDS encoding TetR/AcrR family transcriptional regulator: MGDVVDDTRTRLVESALRLLREEGLDAVTLRAVGDLTGLSRMAPYRHFADKTALLAALAVRVIVDLSAHVAGAVLEGADRRERLRAFYTSYVEYAMEHRNEYRLVFASEFLIGHHPELERAIDDVMTALGLKTSGGQAASKAGAMALLSTAHGLAELATAGHFAQKGISYEDVIDVLVAP; the protein is encoded by the coding sequence GTGGGCGACGTGGTGGACGACACCAGGACCCGGCTGGTCGAGAGCGCGCTGCGCCTGTTGCGCGAGGAGGGCCTCGACGCGGTGACGCTGCGCGCGGTCGGCGACCTGACCGGCCTGTCGCGGATGGCCCCCTACCGGCACTTCGCCGACAAGACCGCGCTGCTCGCCGCGCTCGCGGTCCGGGTCATCGTCGATCTGAGCGCGCACGTCGCCGGAGCGGTCCTGGAGGGAGCCGACCGCCGGGAGCGGCTGCGGGCCTTCTACACCAGCTACGTCGAGTACGCCATGGAGCACCGCAACGAATACCGGCTCGTGTTCGCCTCGGAGTTCCTCATCGGCCACCACCCGGAGCTGGAGAGGGCGATCGACGACGTGATGACCGCACTCGGCCTGAAGACCTCCGGCGGCCAGGCCGCCTCCAAGGCGGGGGCGATGGCCCTGCTGTCCACCGCCCACGGCCTCGCCGAGCTCGCCACGGCCGGGCACTTCGCCCAGAAGGGGATCAGCTACGAGGATGTCATCGACGTGCTCGTGGCGCCCTGA
- a CDS encoding HAD family hydrolase, with protein MDYPELPGPAFLFDLDGTLIDSVYQHVIAWRSALSRLGIDLSVWRIHRRIGMSGGLFVSALLRETGLSLTRSQIDELQQAHADAYTEQLDSVRPLPGAADLLAELTGRGVPWAIATSGYARTARPALGMLGLPEDTPMVTRDLVRRAKPDPDLFLAGAALLDVDPRYAMVVGDSVWDLLAARRAGALGIGLLSGGYGRDELERSGAFRVYADPADMRNRLDELGVRLD; from the coding sequence ATGGACTACCCAGAACTGCCCGGGCCCGCGTTCCTGTTCGACCTGGACGGAACCCTGATCGACAGCGTCTACCAGCACGTCATCGCCTGGCGCAGCGCGCTGTCGCGCCTCGGCATCGACCTGTCGGTATGGCGCATCCACCGGCGCATCGGGATGAGCGGCGGCCTGTTCGTCAGCGCCCTGCTGCGCGAGACCGGCCTGTCGCTGACCAGGAGTCAGATCGACGAGCTGCAGCAGGCCCACGCGGACGCCTACACCGAGCAGCTCGACTCGGTGCGCCCGCTGCCGGGCGCGGCCGACCTGCTCGCCGAGCTGACCGGCCGCGGCGTGCCGTGGGCGATCGCCACGAGCGGCTACGCCAGGACCGCCAGGCCGGCGCTCGGTATGCTGGGGCTGCCCGAGGACACCCCGATGGTCACCCGCGACCTGGTACGGCGGGCCAAGCCCGACCCCGACCTCTTCCTCGCCGGGGCGGCATTGCTCGACGTCGACCCGAGGTACGCCATGGTCGTCGGCGACAGCGTCTGGGACCTGCTGGCCGCCCGCCGGGCCGGAGCCCTGGGGATCGGCCTGCTGTCCGGCGGCTACGGCAGGGACGAGCTCGAACGCTCCGGCGCCTTCCGCGTCTACGCCGATCCGGCGGACATGCGTAACCGGCTCGACGAGCTCGGTGTCCGCCTCGACTGA
- a CDS encoding winged helix-turn-helix transcriptional regulator codes for MTKPLDPQMFDPACPSSITPIRIGDKWTAMIVICLEDGPRRFSELLVPLHNITPKVLTETLRALERDGMVTRTAYPEIPPRVEYALTPLGRSLLDLVDACRTWGDKHLSQLIEARDAYWQRVDSGR; via the coding sequence GTGACCAAGCCACTCGATCCCCAGATGTTCGACCCGGCCTGCCCGTCCAGCATCACGCCGATCCGGATCGGCGACAAATGGACCGCCATGATCGTCATCTGCCTCGAAGACGGCCCCCGGCGCTTCTCCGAGCTTCTCGTGCCGCTGCACAACATCACACCGAAGGTGCTCACCGAGACGCTCCGGGCGCTCGAACGGGACGGAATGGTCACCCGCACCGCCTACCCGGAGATCCCGCCACGGGTGGAGTACGCGCTCACCCCCCTCGGCCGCAGCCTTCTCGACCTGGTCGACGCCTGCCGGACGTGGGGGGACAAGCATCTTTCCCAGCTCATCGAGGCCCGCGACGCCTACTGGCAGCGCGTGGATTCCGGCCGGTAA
- a CDS encoding SDR family oxidoreductase, with protein MRCLVTGATGYIGGRLVPELLDAGYDVRCMVRSAGRLRDQPWASRVEIAEADAADAVRTGKALDGVEVAYYLIHTMGGGADFAAADRHAAATFAAAAREAGVRRVVYLGGLAPDEELSPHMRSRAEVGEIFLRSGVPAVVLRAAVIIGSGSASFEMLRYLTERLPVMTTPRWVRTRTQPIAIRDVLRYLVSWAAIEGEVNRSFDIGGPDVLTYADMMRVYTEVAGLPRRVIIPVPMLSPGLSSHWVGLVTPVPAGIARPLVESLRNEAVCREHDIAGYVPDPPGGLIGLREAVALALRRIREAKVVTRWSSASTPGAPSDPLPTDPDWAGGSLYVDRRARRVDASPQALWAVIESIGGERGWYSLPVAWRARGLLDRLVGGVGLRRGRRDPRRLRVGDAVDFWRVEEVEPGRLLRLRAEMRLPGLAWLELSVHRHRGRTVYGQRAIFHPRGLAGHLYWWSISPFHTLIFGRMTRNVAAAAERGDTSPTPAPATGGISGADPSTPPRRDPRDTVAT; from the coding sequence ATGAGATGCCTCGTGACCGGAGCGACGGGATACATCGGCGGGCGGCTCGTGCCCGAACTGCTCGACGCCGGATACGACGTGCGGTGCATGGTCCGCTCGGCCGGCCGGCTGCGCGACCAGCCGTGGGCGTCCCGCGTGGAGATCGCCGAGGCCGACGCGGCCGACGCCGTCCGGACGGGGAAGGCGCTCGACGGCGTCGAGGTGGCCTACTACCTCATCCACACCATGGGTGGGGGAGCGGACTTCGCCGCCGCCGACCGGCACGCGGCCGCCACCTTCGCCGCCGCGGCCCGGGAGGCGGGAGTGCGCCGCGTCGTCTACCTCGGTGGTCTCGCGCCCGACGAGGAGCTCTCGCCCCACATGCGCTCCCGCGCCGAGGTGGGGGAGATCTTCCTGCGTTCCGGGGTCCCGGCCGTGGTGCTGCGGGCGGCCGTCATCATCGGATCGGGCTCGGCCTCCTTCGAGATGCTGCGCTACCTCACCGAGCGGCTGCCGGTGATGACGACGCCGCGGTGGGTGCGGACCAGGACGCAGCCCATCGCGATCCGCGACGTCCTGCGCTACCTCGTGAGCTGGGCGGCCATCGAGGGCGAGGTGAACCGCTCCTTCGACATCGGCGGCCCGGACGTGCTCACCTACGCGGACATGATGCGCGTCTACACCGAGGTCGCCGGGCTGCCCCGACGGGTGATCATCCCGGTCCCGATGCTCAGTCCCGGCCTGTCGAGCCACTGGGTGGGGCTGGTCACCCCCGTCCCCGCGGGCATCGCCCGCCCGCTGGTGGAGTCGCTGCGCAACGAGGCCGTCTGCCGCGAGCACGACATCGCCGGCTACGTCCCCGACCCGCCCGGCGGCCTGATCGGGCTCAGGGAGGCCGTCGCGCTGGCCCTGCGGCGGATCAGGGAGGCGAAGGTCGTCACCCGCTGGTCCTCGGCCTCGACGCCGGGGGCGCCGAGCGACCCGCTGCCCACCGACCCCGACTGGGCAGGCGGCAGCCTCTACGTCGACAGGCGGGCCCGCCGCGTCGACGCGTCCCCCCAGGCCCTCTGGGCGGTGATCGAGTCGATCGGCGGCGAGAGGGGCTGGTACTCCCTGCCCGTCGCCTGGCGCGCCCGGGGCCTTCTCGACCGCCTCGTCGGCGGCGTGGGGCTGCGCCGCGGACGCCGCGATCCGCGCAGGCTCCGCGTGGGCGACGCGGTCGACTTCTGGCGGGTCGAGGAGGTCGAGCCCGGCCGCCTGCTCCGGCTCCGTGCCGAGATGCGCCTGCCCGGCCTGGCCTGGCTGGAGCTGAGCGTGCACCGGCACCGGGGCCGGACGGTGTACGGCCAGCGCGCGATCTTCCACCCCCGGGGCCTGGCCGGCCACCTCTACTGGTGGTCGATCTCGCCCTTCCACACCCTGATCTTCGGCCGGATGACGCGCAACGTCGCGGCGGCAGCCGAGCGCGGCGACACGTCCCCCACCCCGGCCCCCGCCACGGGAGGCATTTCCGGGGCCGACCCGTCCACCCCGCCCCGGCGCGATCCGAGGGACACCGTCGCCACCTGA
- a CDS encoding helix-turn-helix domain-containing protein, with product MITPHAGGEPVRPTPMALPRGSSTVLRIVLGAQLRRLREQRHITLEEAGHAIRASHSKISRMELGRVSFRIRDVADLLTLYGVTDDDDRQSLLALVERANVTGWWHNYNDILPSWFETYVGLEESATGIRNYEVQFVPGLLQSEGYARAVVRLGFPAAPEEEVERRVRLRLARQRLLRGAEPPHLWAVLDEAVLRRPLGGAEVMRDQIDHILRALELPNVTVQIVPFSVGGHAAAGGPFSILRFSQPDLPDVVYMEQLTSAVYLEKRDDVDRYLEVMERLCIEAEPASRTREILTRIREEL from the coding sequence ATGATCACACCTCACGCCGGAGGCGAGCCGGTCCGTCCCACCCCCATGGCCCTGCCGCGGGGGAGCTCGACGGTGCTGAGGATCGTGCTGGGCGCGCAGCTCCGGCGGCTCCGCGAGCAGCGCCACATCACCCTGGAGGAGGCGGGGCACGCCATCCGTGCCTCGCACTCGAAGATCAGCCGCATGGAGCTCGGCAGGGTCAGCTTCCGGATCAGGGACGTGGCCGACCTGCTCACGCTGTACGGCGTGACCGACGACGACGACCGGCAGTCGCTGCTGGCCCTCGTCGAACGGGCCAACGTCACCGGATGGTGGCACAACTACAACGACATCCTGCCGAGCTGGTTCGAGACGTATGTGGGCCTGGAGGAGTCGGCCACCGGCATCCGCAACTACGAGGTCCAGTTCGTGCCCGGCCTGCTCCAGAGCGAGGGCTACGCGCGGGCCGTCGTCAGGCTGGGGTTCCCGGCCGCGCCCGAGGAGGAGGTGGAGCGGCGCGTGCGGCTGCGCCTGGCGCGCCAGCGGCTCCTGCGCGGCGCCGAGCCGCCCCATCTGTGGGCGGTGCTCGACGAGGCGGTGCTGCGCCGTCCCCTCGGCGGGGCCGAGGTGATGCGCGACCAGATCGACCACATCCTCCGGGCGCTCGAACTGCCCAACGTGACCGTCCAGATCGTGCCCTTCAGCGTCGGCGGCCACGCCGCGGCCGGCGGGCCCTTCAGCATCCTGCGCTTCTCCCAGCCCGACCTGCCCGACGTGGTCTACATGGAGCAGCTCACCAGCGCGGTGTACCTCGAGAAGCGCGACGACGTGGACCGCTACCTCGAGGTGATGGAACGGCTCTGCATCGAGGCCGAGCCGGCGTCGCGCACGCGGGAGATTCTCACCCGGATCCGCGAAGAGCTGTAG
- a CDS encoding DUF397 domain-containing protein has translation MNQPHNGMPATLLDGIVWRKSHFSNPSGNCVELAALPGGGVAIRNSRDPEGPALIYTRRELDAFVRGVKGGDFDDLII, from the coding sequence ATGAATCAGCCGCACAACGGCATGCCGGCGACGCTGCTGGACGGCATCGTCTGGCGCAAGAGCCACTTCAGCAATCCCAGCGGTAACTGCGTCGAGCTGGCCGCGCTGCCGGGCGGCGGGGTCGCGATCCGCAACTCGCGCGACCCGGAGGGGCCCGCGCTGATCTACACCCGCCGCGAGCTCGACGCCTTCGTCCGGGGTGTGAAGGGTGGCGACTTCGACGACCTGATCATCTGA
- a CDS encoding ATP-binding protein — MLDHVLPPSGLPPWADGDSHIDHLQMAVRSLRHDPRAARTAREFTSAALRSWELAPLIDDTGVVVSELVTNAVRHGVRDGGGGRSAQDVRVILCHTERSVLCAVTDPSDQGPSLREPDYEAENGRGLQLVQGVSEMWGWAPLESRGKAVWAAFAVPSRAARHLEACH; from the coding sequence ATGCTCGATCACGTGCTTCCCCCGAGCGGGCTGCCGCCCTGGGCGGACGGCGACAGCCACATCGACCATCTGCAGATGGCCGTGCGGAGCCTGCGCCACGACCCGCGCGCGGCACGCACCGCCCGCGAGTTCACCTCCGCCGCGCTGCGCTCCTGGGAGCTGGCCCCGCTGATCGACGACACCGGCGTGGTGGTCTCCGAGCTGGTGACCAACGCCGTGCGCCACGGCGTGCGGGACGGGGGCGGCGGCCGCTCCGCGCAGGACGTCAGGGTCATCCTCTGCCACACCGAGCGTTCGGTGCTGTGCGCGGTCACCGACCCCAGCGACCAGGGCCCCAGCCTGCGCGAGCCCGACTACGAGGCGGAGAACGGCCGCGGGCTGCAGCTCGTCCAGGGGGTCAGCGAGATGTGGGGATGGGCGCCCCTGGAGAGCCGGGGCAAGGCCGTGTGGGCCGCGTTCGCCGTCCCCTCCAGGGCGGCGCGCCACCTGGAGGCCTGCCACTGA
- a CDS encoding SAM-dependent methyltransferase produces MSAKTRTGRMEDVMVPPKTERLTFDPTVPNAGRIADYFLGGKDNFAADRAAAQLALALAPELPAMTREGRRFLGRAVRFLAESGIRQFIDIGCGLPTQGNVHEMVHAVAPDARVVYVDNDPMAVVHAQALLQDDLLTTVVEADARDPERLLSDPRLTGMIDLDRPVAVLLFSVLQDVTDDVLAMQIVTDLQKAIAPGSYLAVSHAVSDLCPETTAKLAALYQDRGSVTGPRRDNLRTIADVGRFFDGLTLVDPGLVYVPRWRPDGIVLHRPDSVWVVGGVGRKE; encoded by the coding sequence TTGTCCGCTAAAACCCGCACCGGCCGGATGGAGGACGTCATGGTGCCGCCGAAGACCGAACGTCTCACGTTCGACCCCACGGTCCCCAACGCCGGCCGGATTGCCGACTACTTCCTCGGCGGCAAGGACAACTTCGCGGCCGACCGCGCGGCCGCGCAGCTCGCGCTCGCGCTCGCGCCGGAACTCCCCGCGATGACCCGGGAGGGCCGCCGCTTCCTCGGCCGGGCGGTCCGCTTCCTCGCCGAATCCGGCATCCGGCAGTTCATCGACATCGGCTGCGGCCTGCCGACCCAGGGCAACGTGCACGAGATGGTCCACGCCGTCGCGCCCGACGCGCGGGTGGTGTACGTCGACAACGATCCGATGGCCGTCGTCCACGCCCAGGCCCTGCTCCAGGACGACCTCCTGACCACCGTGGTCGAGGCCGACGCCCGCGACCCGGAGCGGCTGCTCTCCGACCCCCGGCTCACCGGCATGATCGACCTCGACCGGCCCGTGGCGGTCCTTCTCTTCTCGGTCCTGCAGGACGTCACCGACGACGTCCTGGCCATGCAGATCGTCACCGACCTGCAGAAGGCGATCGCGCCGGGCAGCTACCTGGCCGTCTCCCACGCGGTCAGCGACCTGTGCCCGGAGACGACCGCGAAGCTCGCCGCCCTCTACCAGGACCGGGGCTCGGTCACCGGCCCCCGCCGCGACAACCTGCGCACCATCGCCGACGTCGGGCGTTTCTTCGACGGGCTCACCCTCGTCGACCCCGGACTCGTCTACGTGCCCCGGTGGCGGCCCGACGGGATCGTGCTCCACCGGCCCGACTCCGTGTGGGTCGTCGGCGGGGTCGGCCGCAAGGAATAG
- a CDS encoding SAM-dependent methyltransferase: MSDATRRPPAGLDTSVPNVARMNDYFLGGKDNFAADRRAAEEVLAIAPEIRTMAKEGQAFLGRAVRHLVEQGITQFLTIGSGLPTQHNVHQVARSLEPAARVVYVADDPVVLSHSLALLATDPRTAVVRGDVLHPDELLADPELRRLIDLERPVALLITSALQFIPDEDDPFKSVARLRDAVAVGSHLVIAHAVFDTRPEAAGPLVDIYRKVLGRSEDASRTRTQVLRFFDGLELVDPGLVYIRQWRPDNPLAARRPERTWTVAGVARKTDA, encoded by the coding sequence ATGAGCGACGCGACCCGGCGGCCACCGGCAGGCCTGGATACGAGCGTGCCCAACGTCGCCCGGATGAACGACTACTTCCTCGGCGGCAAGGACAACTTCGCGGCCGACCGCAGGGCGGCCGAGGAGGTGCTCGCCATCGCCCCGGAGATCAGGACGATGGCCAAGGAGGGCCAGGCCTTCCTCGGCCGGGCGGTCCGCCATCTCGTCGAGCAGGGCATCACGCAGTTCCTCACCATAGGCTCGGGGCTCCCCACCCAGCACAACGTCCACCAGGTCGCCCGGTCCCTCGAGCCCGCCGCACGCGTGGTCTACGTCGCCGACGACCCGGTCGTGCTCTCCCACTCCCTGGCCCTGCTGGCCACCGACCCCCGCACCGCCGTCGTCAGGGGCGACGTGCTCCACCCCGACGAGCTGCTGGCGGACCCCGAGCTGCGGCGGCTCATCGACCTGGAGCGGCCGGTGGCCCTCCTGATCACCTCCGCGCTCCAGTTCATCCCCGACGAGGACGACCCGTTCAAGAGCGTCGCCCGGCTGCGCGACGCGGTGGCGGTCGGCAGCCACCTCGTCATCGCCCACGCCGTCTTCGACACCCGTCCCGAGGCCGCGGGGCCGCTCGTCGACATCTACCGCAAGGTCCTCGGCCGCAGCGAGGACGCCTCACGCACGCGCACGCAGGTGCTGCGCTTCTTCGACGGGCTGGAGCTCGTCGATCCGGGCCTGGTCTACATCCGCCAGTGGCGTCCCGACAACCCGCTCGCCGCCCGGCGCCCGGAGCGGACCTGGACGGTGGCCGGGGTCGCCCGCAAGACCGACGCTTGA
- a CDS encoding RecQ family ATP-dependent DNA helicase: MGVRDGFGLRARRLRAVARKVFGWRDLRPGQLEAMRHLLGGGDALVVMPTGSGKSAVYQVPALLLDGPTVVVSPLIALQRDQVAGLREADAGGAVAVNSAQSGTEASLESVRAGTTEFVFLSPEQLARPETVERLRAARPSLIAIDEAHCVSAWGHDFRPDYLRLGQVIERLGHPPVVALTATATPSVREEIVTALGLSDVRQIVRGFDRPNLDLEVRRFVTQEDLRRALVEDAASRPGLGLVYVATRRAAEEYAAALREAGRRVEPYHAGMKAADRHRVHGMFRDDELDVVVATSAFGMGIDKPDVRFVLHAAPPESPDSYYQEIGRAGRDQAPASAVLFYRPEDLGLRRFFAGGRADEELLLRTATLIHEHGGAVPAADLRAVLDVGATRLTRVVNLLERAGAVEVTGEGDLRQVSGGPAPREATARAVELDDTRRRIDDSRIDMMRGYAETTGCRRRFLLEYFGEPYERTCGDCDTCRAGLSAPPETGGGPFPMHAGVRHSSWGAGVVMSREADRITVLFDEVGYKTLSLEAVERDGLLEAC, translated from the coding sequence ATGGGTGTGAGGGACGGCTTCGGGCTGCGGGCGCGGCGGCTGAGGGCGGTGGCCCGCAAGGTCTTCGGGTGGCGGGACCTGCGGCCGGGGCAGCTCGAAGCCATGCGACACCTGCTGGGCGGCGGCGACGCGCTCGTGGTCATGCCGACCGGCAGCGGCAAGTCGGCCGTCTACCAGGTGCCGGCCCTGCTGCTGGACGGGCCGACGGTGGTCGTCTCGCCGCTGATCGCGCTCCAGCGCGACCAGGTCGCCGGGCTGCGGGAGGCCGACGCCGGCGGGGCGGTCGCGGTCAACTCCGCGCAGTCCGGCACCGAGGCCTCCCTTGAGTCGGTGCGGGCGGGCACGACCGAGTTCGTCTTCCTCTCTCCCGAGCAGCTCGCCAGGCCCGAGACGGTCGAGCGGCTGCGTGCCGCCCGCCCCTCGCTGATCGCCATCGACGAGGCCCACTGCGTGTCCGCGTGGGGACACGACTTCCGGCCCGACTACCTGCGCCTGGGACAGGTCATCGAGCGGCTCGGCCACCCGCCGGTGGTGGCGCTGACCGCCACGGCGACCCCGTCGGTCCGCGAGGAGATCGTCACGGCCCTGGGCCTGTCGGACGTCCGCCAGATCGTGCGCGGCTTCGACCGTCCCAACCTGGACCTGGAGGTCCGCCGGTTCGTCACCCAGGAGGACCTGCGGCGGGCGCTGGTGGAGGACGCCGCCTCCCGTCCCGGGCTCGGGCTGGTCTACGTCGCCACCCGCCGCGCCGCCGAGGAGTACGCCGCCGCGCTGCGGGAGGCGGGCCGCCGGGTCGAGCCGTACCACGCGGGGATGAAGGCCGCCGACCGCCACCGCGTCCACGGGATGTTCCGCGACGACGAGCTCGATGTCGTCGTGGCGACCTCGGCGTTCGGCATGGGCATCGACAAGCCGGATGTGCGGTTCGTGCTGCACGCCGCCCCGCCGGAGTCACCGGACTCCTACTACCAGGAGATCGGCCGCGCCGGCCGGGACCAGGCCCCGGCCTCCGCGGTGCTGTTCTACCGGCCGGAGGATCTCGGGCTGCGCAGGTTCTTCGCCGGGGGACGGGCCGACGAGGAGCTCCTGCTGCGGACCGCCACGCTGATCCACGAACACGGGGGCGCCGTTCCGGCCGCCGATCTGCGCGCCGTACTGGACGTCGGCGCCACCCGCCTGACCCGGGTGGTGAACCTGCTGGAGCGGGCCGGCGCGGTCGAGGTCACCGGGGAGGGGGACCTGCGCCAGGTCTCCGGCGGCCCGGCGCCGCGGGAGGCCACCGCGCGCGCCGTCGAACTCGACGACACCCGCCGCCGCATCGACGACTCCCGCATCGACATGATGCGCGGCTACGCCGAGACCACCGGCTGCCGCCGCAGGTTCCTGCTGGAGTACTTCGGCGAGCCGTACGAGCGCACCTGCGGAGACTGCGACACCTGCCGGGCGGGTCTGTCCGCCCCGCCGGAGACCGGCGGCGGCCCCTTCCCGATGCACGCCGGCGTACGGCACAGCAGCTGGGGCGCCGGGGTGGTGATGAGCAGGGAGGCCGACCGGATCACCGTCCTGTTCGACGAGGTCGGCTACAAGACGCTCTCCCTGGAGGCCGTCGAGCGCGACGGCCTCCTGGAGGCCTGCTAG